A region from the Corallococcus soli genome encodes:
- a CDS encoding DUF4912 domain-containing protein produces MDERKGVTLSYLRELARKYLREGSGTSRGREFVTALAERVPALGRLARLAGISVSQRGSGDVGGEERKLDSGPVRGAPPESVPLPAPDLSGAQEAEPRELSSEPITQPSGEPRTRPAQVVTFPARAKSRREPDDEDTLPMSPEAPTPRPSSAPKTDAAPQAVAGAVPAPASEPPHAAEPLMEGFFVTKIAGQAEARRHHLLEEQAPRLPPADTTPEQQEHLGVLPLDYQDDAMVLLARDPHTLFVLWDFSDASRKRALDGLPSPRAVLKVFDGEGVSREVDFALESRSYYLQGLSPGRTYRVEAHFVGADGRSRRIGHSSNRATLPPAGPSSDTSIRFLRMPPPPVVHRARAEDAPVVPTRAAEPQEREYVTWRRVSLPGSAGMRDVPEVHRERIETPRAPGASDQRYGAGAHLETGPRAPGASDQRYEEAASGGQGQVLAPPRAPGASDQRYLSVERASGASDQRYGQAGSAVGHRYLEVPRAPGASEQRYGQSLLPGGVSEYRYLEVSSRAAGASDQRYVAGGGQGASDQKYIDVPRAPGASDQRYLTVPSVPGASDQKYLTVPRAAGASDQRYLTVERASGASDQQYLTVPRAAGASDQRYLSVERASGASDQQYLTVPRAAGASEQRHLSAERASGASEQQPAMAPRTAGTSETRYLGDTVLSPRAPVAPRPEPVRGASAPFSSTDSRAQAVSLPASTRVAEPEAPTDPWALSVARGPSASEQRALDKAREAAEEARRAPPASAPPGVPAPPSETPVAAKAAPAVDTAPSSQNAPVPAAVSTPPATAPSKPASPDAKSSHSKSRRNSRRGRS; encoded by the coding sequence ATGGATGAGCGGAAGGGCGTCACCTTGAGCTACCTGCGGGAGCTGGCCCGGAAATACCTCCGGGAGGGGTCCGGCACGTCCCGGGGACGTGAGTTCGTCACCGCGCTGGCCGAGCGGGTGCCCGCGCTGGGGCGGCTCGCGCGCCTGGCGGGTATCAGCGTATCCCAGCGCGGCTCCGGTGACGTGGGCGGTGAAGAGCGCAAGCTGGATTCCGGCCCGGTGCGAGGCGCGCCGCCCGAATCCGTCCCGCTGCCGGCTCCGGACCTGTCCGGGGCGCAGGAAGCAGAGCCACGAGAACTTTCCTCGGAACCCATCACCCAGCCTTCGGGCGAGCCCCGGACGCGGCCGGCCCAGGTGGTGACGTTCCCCGCCCGCGCGAAGTCGCGCAGGGAGCCGGACGACGAGGACACGCTGCCCATGTCGCCGGAGGCGCCCACGCCGCGCCCGTCGAGCGCGCCGAAGACGGACGCGGCGCCCCAAGCCGTCGCCGGGGCGGTCCCCGCGCCCGCGAGCGAGCCCCCGCATGCGGCCGAGCCCCTGATGGAGGGGTTCTTCGTGACGAAGATCGCGGGGCAGGCCGAAGCGCGCCGCCATCACCTGTTGGAGGAGCAGGCGCCGCGCCTGCCACCCGCGGACACGACGCCCGAGCAGCAGGAGCACCTGGGCGTGCTGCCCCTGGACTACCAGGACGACGCGATGGTGCTGCTCGCGCGCGACCCGCACACGCTCTTCGTCCTCTGGGACTTCAGTGACGCCAGCCGGAAGCGGGCGCTCGACGGGCTGCCGTCGCCGCGCGCCGTGTTGAAGGTGTTCGACGGGGAGGGCGTGTCGCGGGAGGTGGACTTCGCGCTGGAGTCGCGCAGCTACTACCTGCAGGGCCTGTCCCCCGGGCGGACGTACCGGGTGGAGGCGCACTTCGTCGGCGCGGATGGCCGGTCGCGCCGCATCGGTCATTCGTCGAACCGGGCGACGCTGCCTCCGGCGGGCCCGTCCTCGGACACGTCCATCCGGTTCCTGCGCATGCCGCCCCCGCCGGTCGTGCACCGCGCGCGCGCGGAGGACGCGCCGGTGGTGCCCACGCGCGCCGCGGAGCCGCAGGAGCGCGAGTACGTGACGTGGCGCCGGGTGTCGCTGCCGGGCAGCGCGGGCATGCGCGACGTGCCGGAGGTGCACCGCGAGCGCATTGAGACGCCGCGAGCCCCGGGCGCTTCGGATCAGCGCTATGGGGCGGGGGCCCATCTCGAAACTGGGCCCCGGGCGCCGGGCGCTTCGGACCAGCGCTATGAGGAGGCCGCGAGCGGAGGGCAGGGCCAGGTCCTGGCTCCGCCCCGTGCACCCGGGGCTTCGGATCAGCGCTACCTGTCCGTGGAGCGCGCATCGGGGGCTTCGGATCAGCGGTACGGGCAGGCGGGCAGCGCGGTGGGCCACCGCTACCTGGAGGTGCCTCGCGCTCCGGGGGCTTCGGAACAGCGGTATGGCCAGTCCCTGCTGCCGGGGGGTGTGTCGGAGTACCGCTACCTGGAGGTGTCTTCGCGTGCCGCCGGGGCTTCGGATCAGCGTTACGTGGCAGGGGGAGGGCAGGGTGCGTCCGACCAGAAGTACATCGACGTGCCGCGAGCCCCGGGCGCTTCGGACCAGCGCTACCTGACGGTGCCGTCCGTGCCAGGGGCGTCGGATCAGAAGTACCTGACGGTGCCTCGCGCGGCTGGCGCTTCGGACCAGCGGTATCTGACCGTGGAGCGTGCGTCGGGCGCGTCGGACCAGCAGTACCTGACGGTGCCCCGCGCGGCTGGGGCTTCGGACCAGCGGTATCTGTCGGTGGAGCGCGCGTCGGGCGCATCGGATCAGCAGTACCTGACGGTGCCGCGTGCCGCTGGAGCTTCGGAGCAGCGACATCTGTCGGCGGAGCGTGCGTCGGGCGCGTCGGAGCAGCAGCCCGCGATGGCGCCTCGCACGGCCGGTACCTCGGAGACGCGCTACCTGGGCGACACCGTGCTTTCCCCTCGGGCCCCCGTGGCTCCGCGACCGGAGCCAGTCCGTGGCGCGAGCGCGCCTTTCTCCTCGACGGACTCCCGCGCGCAAGCGGTGTCGTTACCCGCGTCCACGCGCGTGGCGGAGCCCGAAGCCCCCACGGACCCCTGGGCCCTGAGCGTGGCGCGCGGGCCGTCTGCTTCGGAACAGCGAGCCCTCGACAAGGCGAGGGAAGCCGCCGAGGAGGCGCGAAGGGCTCCACCGGCTTCCGCGCCCCCGGGTGTGCCGGCCCCTCCGTCGGAGACGCCCGTGGCAGCGAAGGCCGCGCCCGCGGTGGACACGGCTCCTTCGTCCCAGAACGCGCCGGTGCCGGCCGCCGTCTCCACGCCGCCGGCCACCGCGCCTTCGAAGCCCGCGTCCCCGGACGCCAAATCCTCCCACTCCAAGTCCCGGCGCAATTCGCGCCGTGGACGTTCGTGA
- a CDS encoding glycoside hydrolase family 57 protein: MSLGSLALVLHAHLPFVRHPEYEDFLEEDWLYEAISETYLPLLRVFDTLAEERVPFRVTMTLSPTLVTMLNDDLLRERYARRLDLLCELGAREVHRTRDDATFQPLAVFHRDHFESLRLAYNNHYRRDLVAAFRRLQDAGHLEILTCNATHGFLPLMQQTPEAVRAQVTVAANHYRQNFGRDPAGIWLAECGYYPGLERVLSAERIRYFFVDTHALTDATPRPLHGPYAPIFTEPGVAAFARDPESSQQVWSTEHGYPGDPVYREFYRDIGWDLDQDYIRPFIQPTGDRKNTGFKYFRITGKTNDKQPYDPAAARERAGVHAGNFLFNRQRQFEYLASRMGGRKPVVVAPYDAELFGHWWFEGPHFIEALIRQAAREPRHFDLISPLDDLREHPENQVATPPLSSWGAGGYANMWLDGSNDWIYRHLNHCAKQMVELARDFPDASSLPRRALNQAARELLLAQSSDWAFIMKTGTMVDYAVRRTKEHLQRFLRLHDQVRSGTIDEGWLSHVEGRDNLFPELDYRVYRPG; encoded by the coding sequence ATGAGCCTGGGCTCCCTCGCGCTGGTCCTCCACGCACATCTCCCCTTCGTCCGTCACCCCGAGTACGAGGACTTCCTCGAGGAGGACTGGCTCTACGAGGCCATCTCCGAGACGTACCTGCCGCTGCTGCGCGTGTTCGACACGCTGGCCGAGGAGCGCGTCCCCTTCCGGGTGACGATGACCCTCTCGCCCACGCTCGTCACGATGCTCAACGACGACCTGTTGCGTGAGCGCTACGCGCGGCGCCTGGACCTGCTCTGCGAGCTGGGGGCCCGCGAGGTGCACCGCACCCGTGACGACGCCACCTTCCAGCCGCTGGCCGTCTTCCACCGCGACCACTTCGAATCGCTGCGCCTCGCGTACAACAACCACTACCGGCGCGACCTCGTCGCCGCGTTCCGCAGGCTCCAGGACGCAGGCCACCTGGAGATCCTCACCTGCAACGCCACCCACGGCTTCCTGCCGCTGATGCAGCAGACGCCGGAGGCCGTACGCGCCCAGGTGACGGTGGCGGCGAACCACTACCGCCAGAACTTCGGCCGCGACCCCGCAGGCATCTGGCTGGCCGAGTGCGGCTACTACCCGGGCCTGGAGCGCGTCCTCTCCGCCGAGCGGATCCGCTACTTCTTCGTCGACACGCACGCGCTCACCGACGCCACGCCCCGGCCCCTGCACGGGCCCTACGCCCCCATCTTCACCGAGCCGGGCGTCGCCGCCTTCGCGCGCGACCCGGAGAGCAGCCAGCAGGTGTGGAGCACGGAGCACGGCTACCCGGGCGACCCCGTGTACCGGGAGTTCTACCGGGACATCGGCTGGGACCTGGACCAGGACTACATCCGGCCCTTCATCCAGCCCACCGGCGACCGCAAGAACACCGGCTTCAAGTACTTCCGCATCACCGGCAAGACGAACGACAAGCAGCCGTATGATCCGGCCGCCGCCCGCGAGCGCGCGGGGGTGCACGCCGGCAACTTCCTCTTCAACCGGCAGCGCCAGTTCGAATACCTGGCCTCGCGCATGGGCGGCCGCAAGCCCGTGGTCGTCGCGCCCTACGACGCGGAGCTCTTCGGCCACTGGTGGTTCGAAGGCCCCCACTTCATTGAGGCCCTCATCCGTCAGGCCGCGCGCGAGCCCCGGCACTTCGACCTCATCAGCCCGCTGGACGACCTGCGCGAGCACCCGGAGAACCAGGTCGCCACGCCGCCCCTGTCCTCCTGGGGCGCGGGGGGCTACGCGAACATGTGGCTGGACGGGAGCAACGACTGGATCTACCGCCACCTGAACCACTGCGCGAAGCAGATGGTGGAGCTGGCCCGGGACTTCCCGGACGCGTCGTCCCTGCCGCGCCGGGCCCTCAACCAGGCCGCACGCGAGCTGCTGCTGGCCCAGTCCTCCGACTGGGCCTTCATCATGAAGACCGGCACCATGGTGGACTACGCCGTGCGTCGGACGAAGGAGCACCTGCAGCGCTTCCTGCGCCTGCACGACCAGGTGCGCTCAGGCACCATCGACGAGGGGTGGCTGTCCCACGTGGAGGGCCGCGACAACCTGTTCCCCGAACTGGACTACCGGGTGTACCGGCCCGGTTGA
- a CDS encoding trypsin-like peptidase domain-containing protein, protein MTHTLLPFRRKLVTAVLVLASPTLALAQPPAPKAPAPQTQPAASGQAGNLQPATREAQSLSSLAPLVDSVKSAVVNVDVQARAEMPEGMEDNPLFERFFGGNGGRGGRSQREQVRQGAGSGFIIDPKGLVLTNNHVIEDAVTITIRLDDGRSFTGEVVGRDPLTDVAVVKIKEKVDQLPSVKLGDSDAVRVGDWVLAIGNPFGLASSVSVGILSARAREIGASAYDDFLQTDAAINPGNSGGPLFNMKGEVVGINTAIVGGGTGIGFSVPSNLIKALLPQLQKSGSVTRGWLGVGIQPLTRDLAQALKLPVNEGAILTQINPGSPAAKAGLKADDVVVAVDGQKVRSDSELTRTVALKKPNSVTTLSIYRDGKAQDVKVTMGTRPDLEGLSKKKPEANGDQDSSRRVGVSLQDLDARTASQAGFTERTGALVTDIVPGSPADRAQLAPGMLVVEANRKPITSAKELAAVIRAAPAGSTLLLRVAGPGGGRLLRALKMP, encoded by the coding sequence ATGACCCACACGCTCCTTCCGTTCCGTCGCAAGCTCGTGACCGCCGTGCTGGTGCTGGCGTCGCCCACGCTCGCCCTCGCGCAGCCCCCGGCGCCCAAGGCCCCCGCGCCGCAGACGCAGCCGGCGGCCTCCGGACAGGCGGGCAACCTGCAACCCGCCACGCGCGAGGCGCAGTCGCTGTCCTCGCTGGCGCCGCTGGTGGATTCGGTGAAGTCCGCCGTCGTGAACGTGGACGTGCAGGCCCGCGCGGAGATGCCCGAGGGCATGGAGGACAACCCCCTCTTCGAGCGCTTCTTCGGCGGCAACGGCGGCAGGGGAGGGCGCAGCCAGCGCGAGCAGGTCCGTCAGGGCGCCGGGTCCGGCTTCATCATCGACCCCAAGGGCCTGGTGCTCACCAACAACCACGTCATCGAGGACGCGGTCACCATCACCATCCGCCTGGACGACGGCCGTTCGTTCACCGGCGAGGTGGTGGGGCGCGACCCCCTCACGGACGTGGCCGTGGTGAAGATCAAGGAGAAGGTGGATCAGCTGCCCTCCGTGAAGCTGGGTGACTCGGACGCGGTGCGCGTGGGCGACTGGGTGCTGGCCATTGGCAACCCCTTCGGCCTGGCCTCCAGCGTGAGCGTGGGCATCCTGTCCGCGCGGGCCCGGGAGATCGGCGCCAGCGCGTATGACGACTTCCTGCAGACGGACGCGGCCATCAACCCCGGCAACTCCGGCGGCCCGCTGTTCAACATGAAGGGCGAGGTGGTGGGCATCAACACTGCCATCGTCGGCGGGGGCACGGGCATCGGCTTCTCCGTGCCCAGCAACCTCATCAAGGCCCTGCTGCCGCAACTGCAGAAGAGCGGCTCCGTCACGCGCGGCTGGCTGGGCGTGGGCATCCAGCCCCTCACGCGAGACCTGGCGCAGGCGCTGAAGCTGCCGGTGAACGAGGGCGCCATCCTCACGCAGATCAACCCCGGCTCGCCCGCGGCGAAGGCGGGCCTCAAGGCGGACGATGTGGTGGTCGCCGTGGACGGGCAGAAGGTGCGCTCCGACAGCGAGCTGACCCGCACGGTGGCGCTCAAGAAGCCCAACAGCGTCACCACGCTCAGCATCTACCGCGACGGCAAGGCCCAGGACGTCAAGGTGACCATGGGCACCCGGCCGGACCTGGAGGGCCTGTCCAAGAAGAAGCCCGAGGCCAACGGGGACCAGGACTCCTCGCGCCGCGTGGGCGTGTCCCTGCAGGACCTGGATGCGCGCACCGCGTCCCAGGCGGGCTTCACGGAGCGCACCGGCGCGCTCGTCACGGACATCGTCCCCGGCTCCCCCGCGGACCGCGCGCAGCTGGCCCCGGGCATGCTGGTGGTGGAGGCGAACCGCAAGCCCATCACGAGCGCGAAGGAGCTGGCCGCGGTCATCCGCGCCGCGCCCGCGGGCAGCACCCTGTTGTTGCGCGTGGCCGGCCCGGGCGGCGGACGGCTGCTGCGCGCGTTGAAGATGCCTTGA